The following nucleotide sequence is from Salvelinus sp. IW2-2015 linkage group LG26, ASM291031v2, whole genome shotgun sequence.
gagtccctctcctcgcccgCCAGCGAAGATGGTCGAGtgccccctcccccgcccccacGGAATCGCATTGGCTCTGCTCCCAGTGAGGGGCAACCCCTGTCCTCGCTATCTGTCCTCAGCCCTCCTCTCTCAGCCGGCGCCAAAgtgccaccaccacctccactacGTAACCCCAGAGTAGAGAGGACCCTCCTGGAGACCAGCCTGAGACTGCAGCAGGAGCAGAGCCATCAGCACCAAAATGGCACCCGTTTCCAGCTCTCAGACCCACCAAAGCAAAACCCCAGAACTGCCCCTACCCATGCCACCCCAGCTAGTGCAGCAGCCAGCGTGGATGGCCAGCCCTTGCACCTGTCCTCTGCATCTCCCAGCCCATCTCAGAGTAGCCTGCACAGACCCAGTCCCCACACCTCCGGTAAGAGCACCCCGGCCTCTAGCACCGGAATGGCTACTCTGCCCCCCAGCCAATTGCAGACGGTGAGAGAACAGATGGCCACTGCCCTGAAGCAACTGAAGGAGATGGAGGAGCGAGTAAAGGGTGTCCCAGTGCTGGAAAGAGAGGTGGCCAAGCTACGGGCTGAGAAAGACATGCTCCTGCTGGCACTGCAGGAGACGAAGACTTTGGTGGCCCAACAACAGGCTACAACAGTAGACAGCAGTACTAATACCACCACGTTGGACGCAGGCACACGGAGTCAGGAACGTCCTATTTTATCCCCTAAGAGTCCCAGATGTCCAAAGAGTCCCAGTAAATTAGGGGACCTCAGAAAGCTGACAGAGAAGTTCGAAGGCAAGACAGAAAAAGATGGAGCACATTCTGAGAAAGTTCCGGAAAAGGTTGTGGAGAAGAAGTCTGTGGCCATCGGGGACGACATGTTGCTGGATGCTGGGGTCTTCTACTACAGCCTGGGCACCAAGGACGCCTCAGAGGGCACGCCGCAGATGGACGTCTGCGAGAAAGGAGTGGCCACGGAGGCGCCGGCCATCCGCGAGGAGGGGGTGCAGGCTGTAGTGGAGACAGAGGAGGCCTCGGTTTGGGTGATGGAATCCCAGCTGGGGCTAAGCAGCGATGCCCAGAGGGAGATCGACACCCTACAGGACAACATCAAGTTCCAGCAGGAGTCCATCTCGGTTCTGGAGGGGCGACTTGGCCAGGCTGACGAGGACCTGGCGGCGCTCAAAGCCCAGGAGAATGAAAGGAAGTCCAAGGCAACGTCCGAAAAGGGGGTCCTTGCCAAACCAGACTCTGCCCATGCCCAAGTGGGGACTGAAGCCTCTACAATGTCCACACCAGCTTTACAGAATGTTGCAGTCTCCTGTTGTCCTGAGGTGGTTGACGCATGTGTAGGTGAGGATTTGAGAGCCGGATATTACGACCAGAGCACTCAGACTGACTCTGTGGAGAGCCCTGCAGAAGCGGAATCAACTCCAGTAGTACTGGTCAGCACTGGAAGTCAATGGGAGAATCTGTACAAGGAGGAGGACATAGAGCAGAAAGCTCCAGTCACTGCGCTGAAGAGGAGACAGACGACCATCGCGGAGTACAAGGTCAACCCTGGCAAGGAGACGGTCAGTTTACCCGAAGGAAAGGAAGTGAAAGAGGAGGAAATGGCGCCCAGCACTCCAACAACTGCAACAACGGTTGGAAGTGAGTGCCAAGTGTATTTATTTAACTGTTTTACAGTAGTACTTCATATAGAAGATAAATGATTCCCCCACACTAATAAAGCAGGTAGAAAAGTAATATAGAATTCAATGTACTAGCATACTGGTTGGGTCACTCGCCACATCCGTTGTGGCCATAGGTATGTTGAAATCAAtcatgaagaagaaggatgggagTAGTTCCAGTGAATCACGCAGCAGCGGCAAGAAAAGCTTGCAGTTTGTTGGCATTCTCAACGGGGGGTAAGTGTCGCTTTTGCCATCAATGAATGTGTCAAATAGCACATATTACCATTACACTGACAATACACGGGCCATATTCGAAGGAAATTATGACCAATCTTAAAGATAACTAACTAGACATGTGCTTCTGTCCAGGTATGAGTCGACATctagtgaagaggaggaggatgatgatgaggaagaggggAGTTCCTCAGGTGGCAGTGAAGTAGGTGATTGCTCAGACGGTAGTGATGATGAAGATGCAGCGGCCGCTCTGGAGGAGACCTCCGATGAGGAGAGGAACATGAATATGGATGACACCGATAGTGATGATGTGGCcttagcagcagggactggagccACTGAGGAGATTCCAGATACAGTGAAAGAGAAGTATGCTTGATTATGACTACAGCTCATAGAACTCAGTGGtggcagatacagtgccttcagaaagtattcacatcactTGATCCCTTGACAAAGTGAGATTCAAAGGgattgcattttattttatttttttcaacgatctacacaaaatactctgtcatgtcaaagtggaagaaaaattcaaatatttgtaaaaaaattctaaataaaacactaatatatcttgattagataaggattcaactccctgagtcaatacagtagaatcacctttggcagcgattacagctgtgagtctatctGGCAAAATCTCTTAGAGCTTTCCATACCTGGATTatgcaatattttcccattattctttaacaaattcttaaagctctgacaaattggtagacaaccattttcaggtcttgccatagattgtcaagcagatttaagttaaaactgtaactaggccactcaggaacgttcactgtctttttggtaagcaactccagtgtagtttaggccttgtgttttagattattgtcctgctgaaaggtgaattcatctccagtggcatgtattcataaATGCCAAGAGAAACGAGGCTTtgtgtcatggatcatcactggaggcttcgtgccatggatcatcactggaggcttcgggccatggatcatcactggaggcttcgtgccatggatcatcactggaggcttcgtgacatggatcatcaatggaggcttcgtgctatggatcatcactggaggcttcgtgccatggatcaccactggagagttcgtgccatggatcatcactggaggcttcgttcgtgcagcaggcacaggactcaccaagctggggagacacacaggaggcctggtccgtggagcaggcacaggactcaccaggctggggagacacacaggaggcctggtccgtggagcaggcacagacgcaccaggctggggagacacacaggaggcctggtccgtgaagcaggcacaggactcaccgggctggagagacacactgaaggcctggtgcgtggggcaggcaccggatacactgggccgtggaggcgcactggaggtctcaagcgtagagctggcacaacccgtcctggctggatgtttactttcgcccggcaaatgtggggcgctagcacaggacgcactgggctgtgcaggcgcaccggagacacagtgcgcagagccggcgcaggataccctgggccgtagagacgcactggcggccagatgcgctgagccggcaccatccgtcctggctggctctagcccggccgatgcggggagctggaatgtagcgcaccaggctgtgaacgcgcactggagacaccgtgcgctccaccgcataacatggtgcctgaccagtactacgctccctacggtaagcacgcagagttggctcaggtctccaacctgactcagccaatctcctcgtgtgccaccCCACATTTTGGTCTTTCGTGCCAGCCGTGACCCTGTGTAATCCTGGGCCCTTttactcgctgcctccgccttcctcgctgcttccacctgctccaACGGCATGCGATCCTTtcccgccaggatctcctcccacgtccaggatcctttcccattcaggatgtcctcccatgtccatgtccaagacgctgcttggtccgtttgtggtgggtagttctgtcacgaacgtcgtcagggaaatgaccggaccaagttggtgtggttctcaat
It contains:
- the LOC111952633 gene encoding KN motif and ankyrin repeat domain-containing protein 3; amino-acid sequence: MTQSVQVNPKLPDLGAPFLYSSQEEADQQGSYSVQTPYGFQLDLDFLKYVEEIESGHHVRRAPVNSRRSSRGVKVSQRSPSVGGRASGWTSTESLSSPASEDGRVPPPPPPRNRIGSAPSEGQPLSSLSVLSPPLSAGAKVPPPPPLRNPRVERTLLETSLRLQQEQSHQHQNGTRFQLSDPPKQNPRTAPTHATPASAAASVDGQPLHLSSASPSPSQSSLHRPSPHTSGKSTPASSTGMATLPPSQLQTVREQMATALKQLKEMEERVKGVPVLEREVAKLRAEKDMLLLALQETKTLVAQQQATTVDSSTNTTTLDAGTRSQERPILSPKSPRCPKSPSKLGDLRKLTEKFEGKTEKDGAHSEKVPEKVVEKKSVAIGDDMLLDAGVFYYSLGTKDASEGTPQMDVCEKGVATEAPAIREEGVQAVVETEEASVWVMESQLGLSSDAQREIDTLQDNIKFQQESISVLEGRLGQADEDLAALKAQENERKSKATSEKGVLAKPDSAHAQVGTEASTMSTPALQNVAVSCCPEVVDACVGEDLRAGYYDQSTQTDSVESPAEAESTPVVLVSTGSQWENLYKEEDIEQKAPVTALKRRQTTIAEYKVNPGKETVSLPEGKEVKEEEMAPSTPTTATTVGSMLKSIMKKKDGSSSSESRSSGKKSLQFVGILNGGYESTSSEEEEDDDEEEGSSSGGSEVGDCSDGSDDEDAAAALEETSDEERNMNMDDTDSDDVALAAGTGATEEIPDTVKEKFELSAKMREACLILKNHLNDDVKTLKSKEVISSTHTVQLEWFRISSAKLAQPPRVSDYLMALTEVSSALLAHVVNMTDGNGNTALHYSVSHSNFTVVGLLLDTGMCCVDKQNKAGYTAIMLAALSAVKEEDDMVVVRKLFSQGNVNAKASQAGQTGLMLAVSHGRQEMVRALLDCGADVNVQDDEGSTALMCASEHGRAEIVSLLLDQPGCDISIVDNDGSNALSIALEASHNDTAVLLYAHMNYAKAQTAGTTKTRSPTSPQKTWPAAE